The segment TATAAAAGTCCTCTAGAATTCATGTTTaatcaaattataaaatgacttaaGTAGCTATTATTTGGAACAACAATCAAAACCTATAAAATGACCTCCAACAACTAGAATGTTTCTTCTATTACTAGCACTATTTTGGCAAAGTGTTTCCTTTTATATGCTTTTATCATCACACTTTTTCTTCTACTTCATTCAATAAGTATTGCCAAACATTTACAATCTTCAAACTCGTCTTACATGTTTGGGACTGTGCTCTAATATTATGGACCCAAAATGCTACCCCAATGTGaaaccttcaaattttcctctCCATGTGTGGATTTAATATTCATCTTAAATAGCACAATATCTCATATGGAGAGGCATGGGTTTGGCATTACACATGTTAAGTGCATTTCCCTCAATCTAAACAATTTAGATGCCCAACATACTAGATTCTACATTCCAACATCGAGCACAATTGTAGTAGCTAGCAACCTTTACCATGGTTTTACACCCTTTTAACTCCTTCTATGCAACCTTAATAAACTTCATTTATACCACAAATGTCCCTCTCAATTACTTCCTCAAGCTCATCTAATGCTCATAATGATCAAGGACTGAACAACATTAAGGATTACGTTGAAGATGAGGCCCTAGATGTTGAAGGAGAACCTAAGGAGCAACATGTTTGGCAAAGGATCACTAAGGAGATGGAAGACCTTAGTGTGAGAGTTGAGAACTTGGAGACACCTCAGAATTGTCTGGGGTGTGAAATAAATAGGAACTAGATATGGAAGCTAGAGGGCAATATACAAGACTTAATAAAGATATGTCAATTCCTTATGCAAAATTGTGTTATGCAAGTTGTGACTATTTCTAAGAGAATTTAGAAGAGAAAGAAATGATAGGCTTAAATGATGTTGGAAGGTCAAAGGCACAAAATAACTGCAACTTTCTCTTTTAGGAGAAGGATGTAAAGATATTTTAGATGGTTGGGGCTATTTTGTTTAGTGCTCCTATATTTTCTTTAGTTGTTCTTAGTTCTAGATCCTCTGCTGCTTTATTTTGGTTGTGGCTCTTGCTCTTTAGACTGGTATGTTTATATATTCTCATGGTTATTTGGTTAAAACTCTTTTATTATGGGGCTTTCTCTCCAAGCCTATTTTTTGGTTGAATGGTTTTTTAAGTGTTGAATTGTATGGGTTGGGGTCCTTCCCCCCTTTACTTCACAAAAATATTGGCCTTATTTCTTAATTAAAAATATTGGTTTTAGTTAGAGGTGCATAACTCATATGGGAAGATTAATAAGTCAAATTATATATTTTGATTTATAAATCAAGGATACAACAAAACAAATAAACATGGAATAGGAGTAAGACCACACAACATAAAGTCAAAATAAGATTTGAAGGAAACAAAACACTTcataataatcataaaataatcATTATTAAATAGAAGAACATAAAGGGACAAGAGTAGTACACACTTTAAGATCATATTACACCAAGAAAGAAAATCCTTTAAGTATTGTCATTGAATGGGCAGTTTCATGAAATTTTCATCCAATACTTAGAAATAGAAAGGACTTTATCTACATTGACCATCAATAATATAAGGGCCTAAACAAAAGGCACCAAAATTTATATGTTTTCTTTTAAGAGAAAATGTCCCAAAAACTcgtttctttgttttcttttaagagaaaatatctcaAAAAAGTCATTATTATTTCTATATAACACTaaacataataataaaacatgtaaaaaaaaaaacatgtaacTATTCCATATTAACTCTAGAAGGAGAATTTTATAGAAATTTATTTACAAAAAATTGAATATGATTATAGCATATAAACAACACTTTAGAAAAGGAATAATGACAGAGAGAGAACAAAAGTTGACACAAGAAAAATTCTCACTTGTCTTCCCCCCaacccctccccccccccaaaaaaaaaaacatgcacacacacacacacacacactcacaaaaatTTAGTAGGATTATAGTGAGATAGGTTTGAACCTATCCGGCTTTAATTAATCATAAAAACAATTTAGAAGGGGAATAATAACAGAGATAGAATAGAAGTTGGCACAAGAGAAAGAATCCTCACCTCTTGACCCACACACCGACAAACACAGTCGCACACACCTCAAGAAAAGTTTTTGAAGTAAAGCTAGGCTCGAAAGAACTCCCAATATACTATTCAATAACAAACAATGATTACAATACATTCCCTAACAACAAAGAAATCAATAATATCCaacctttaaaaaaattaataaaataatattaatgaatccaacattatattattaaaaaaaaataaaattatactcTCTAACATTCTATATAAAAAACTCAATTCAGCAATGATACCCAAAACATATCGAGATCATTAATTGATACAGTAACAACATCAACTATGATGAAATTGCACGGCGTTAACATCCTTCATGAAGAGTTAGCAAAATGAAAGCATACTTACTAATTAAAGTCCATTTTTAACACAACATTTTTTTGGTTCGACATAACCTATGTTGAAGTTGGAGACGAGAAGTCCTGCTCAGGATAAAAGCATTCCTTTCTGCAGGATAAACGAGCTAAGTAAAACAAAGCAATCGCTCCAGAAAGCAAGTCATTCATTTGGTTGTCTCTTCATGGCAGTCACAaaattcctttcaattttctcGCTTCCTCTCTAATCTCAAGGCCTTGTTACGATTCCAATAAAatctctacacctttcaaaaattcTTCCTTCTCTAGAATTCCTTGGCTATTCGCATCCAACGGCAAACCCAACTTCCACACATCCACAACATACGTTCGGTTAATAAACTGGTCTGCAAAATAAGGCCAACAAAGCATAGGCACGCCCATGGTGATGCTTTCCTGCACAGAGTTCCACCCACAGTGACTCACAAAACAGGCTAAGGAAGGATGAGATAAACTGTGGCGCCCAGGAAACTATGCAACCTCTATCTCTCACTCGCTCCAAGAAACCAGCAGGTAAAACAGCTTCGCTTCCTTTCATCAAATCGGAGCGCACAACCCACAGAAATGGTCTCTCTGTGGCCTCCAATCCCAGCACAAGCTCTTCCACTTGCTTTTCACTCATAATTCCAGTACTTCCAAAGGATATGTAGATCACAGAGTGGGTACACTGTTTATCTAGCCATTGTAAGCATTCAGTCTCATGTTTCCGTAAGCTTGGCAGGACCTTCGTGCTCGCCGTACTATGGAGAAAATCAAGAGGAATTAGAGGGCCTATTGGATACACGCCCACTTCTTTGGACAACGTTTCGACTACTGGAGCTTCGATCTCTAAGAAAGAATTGAAGAGGATCCATTTAATGTGCTTGATTTCTTGTGCCATGCGAGTACCTTTCCGAAAAAAGTATTCGCCTCCCCACAACCACGGAAGATCTCCAGAACGCAGCGGCGGCATGGAGGGAAGATATTTTGTTTTCTGATCTTGCTTTGGAATTCCTTCACAACAAAATCCACAAggatggaaaagctattcaaatgTTGTTTGAATCATAAAAGAAAAACTAAAATCAATTGAAAGTGGATGATTATATTTTACCATCGGAAGAAACGACACCAAGTGAGACCATATTGGTAATGAAGTAGTGAATGGCGAAGATTGAAATGGGAGTAGTGTGGAAAACGGCGAGGGGAACTTTGTGAATCGTGGCTAGCGGGTGTAAACCAAAGGACATCCAGGCGTCTGCAATTATACAGGTGAGCTTGTTTTCTTCTTCCCTGGCATTTATTTCCTGAATTACTCTATCAATAACAGAAGGCCCCATGCACTTTTCCACTGCGTCCATGCCATTTCCAACGCCTTCCAGAGTATCCATAACTGGGAATTCAAAGGGAACGGATATCATTCGGATGTTATCATGTAAAGAATTTGGAGCGTTGGCTTTGAGTATGCTGTTATGATTACTGTCAGAGTTGAGGAAAGTGAGGAGGAATCCATGGGAGACGAGCTTCCAGGCAAGTTGCATCATAGGATTAATGTGACCCTGTGCAGGAAAAGGAATGAGAAGCGCGTGAGGAACCATTGCTGAGCTTAGTTGTACACCTGACTCGAGAGAAACACAGATGTAATATTCTTGTTAGCAAAGAAGCCAAAATATAATAGGTAAAACATCGTTTTGCGAAGAGATCCTCGCCTGATAACTTTTGTCTCTTAGACCATATCGTTTAGCGACTTTTCGCATCTAGCCTTTCGACTGTCTCGTAGCATGCATAGTGATTATTGCATTATGCCGATCAAGTTTTATCTTTACGATAAAACGTTTCCTATGTATAGACATGGCAATCAAaatgattgaatatatatatatatatatatatataaaatatgagtTAGATactttaatatataattttaatattttttaattatttaaatatatttcttaactcaagattaatttaatattttgtgGTGTCtatattttttcttcaaaatatGTTTAGTCTGATTTTTAATAGCATTTGATTATGTTTTTAATAGGATTGCACAAGTCACAAGTCACATTTCGTatgtttttaaattataaattaccaATCTTAATAATTCTAAGATATGATTATTATGTTGTATTTATTAATTCGTTCTTTAATCTAATATTTTGTCATGTTTAGTTTCTTTGTTCAAAATATGTCTAGTCTAATTTCTAATAACATGTGATTATGTTTTTTATGAGATTGTACACACAATTACATCtcttatgtttttttaaaaaaattaacctTAATTATTCTAAAATGCAATTAAATATTATCAATAGTTTGAATTCATACGCATAGAATTCAAAACATTAAATATGAAGTTCTATTTCAAATGCTTGTGAAATAATTTGAATGAAAAAGTTGCTAACTTAAAGAATGAATTAACTAATGGAGAAGATATGAAAGGATAATTATGGATCAAGTTTAGTTTGTGTAAATAGATAATTAACTCATTTTACTTAAATAACAaactataatttaattaaatgattaattttaatagATAATTACTGATAATAGAAAATTAATAATAGTGGATTATTAATAATAATAGATCATTAATGATAATACTTAATTAATGATATgattataattaataaataaacaatacaataataagGAGAATTCTTTTAGTGTATGTTGCATTTTGCCCTTCATTAAGATGATATTTGAAGTGACactattttaaagaaaataaaagtaATTAAGAAGTAAAACATAGAAGTGATGTACAAAGCAATGATATGCCTCACTTGAGTAGGAAAAAAAATGACAATTTAGTTTGTGGAATGATTGATGCCTCCTCGAGATCTTATCCATTCAAAAATTATATGAGTGATTTCTTGAAATAAGAGATGTGAAAAATATGtcaaatgaaatttcaaaaatgatggaAGAAAATTAAAACTAAGAGATAGATGCAATAAATATAATATGGTGATTAGTTGTGATGATTTGAGGAGAACAGCCTTCATTTTATATAGCAATGTATATCAAACCAAGATGATATGTAGCTAATGCATGGACAATAAAAAGGAAAGGTCATTTGGGACATGGAAGACCATGTTGTTGTTGTGATGGTATATTGTACGGACCAcgataaatgaaaataaataaaaatacaaaatatcaGGTAACCAAGCATGCACTACAATGCAAAGACAAGCATCATCTTTCCCCTAGTcaagatgataaaaaattgattaattgataataatgataatgttattgaTGTGGGAAGGATAAGTCCAAAAATAATGTGAGGATTATGTTATTAATTTTGAGAACAATATGAGGACTGGGTTAATAGATTGCATGGATAAGGATTGTTGCATTTCTATGGACTACTTTTGAGATTTTATAGAATGTGGAGATTTTAGGATAGGTGGATTGAAAAGTTTGAGGAGTTTTGAGAAATATTTGAATTGCTTAGGATTGGAAGCTTGGAACTTGTCATGATACCATTACATATTTGACTTTACAACCAACTTAATCATCTCTTCCACTTCATGATACCATTCAATATTTGAATTTACAACCAAAGTTCAAGTATATAGATACACCTTGCTTCATATCAACTCTCACTTCTACCATAAGGCAGTTCATCACAACACTACATTATTCATTTAGATAGGTGATAAACATTTCTCATAAAATTTGCATCTCCCTTGTTCTTCTTAAACATTGATTTTATGGTTTCTCTTGACATGCGATGTCTTCTAAATTGTGACAAAAACTTTGACACTTAGGGGCCTCGTCTAAATATGTAAATAGTCATTTTTCCCTTACTCCATAGGCTAATTACATTTTTCAAGGTTCTACTCTATTTATTTTTTCTCCTTCCCCATCCATTTGGCTATACTCAAACTCCTTTAACTCTATACAACTTTATGGGTTCTTATGTCACCAGAGATATTCAAGACCTTAAATTTCAAGTAATGGAGACTATTGAGAACAACAACCTCTATAGATAAACTTGAAATATAAAGCTTAAACCAATGACAAAGATTACATAATGAGTTGCTACCCAAGGCCAAAACCCATATATATCCTCCTCCATGGACTGAACAAAGATGCTAACATTCCTCTTTCAGAACCAATCTTTCATCATTTTCATAAATTTTGCATTCTATGTATAAAAAATAAAGGGATGGCTTCACAAGAAATGGAGAAACATAGAGAAAAGAACTGCTATATATAACAATGCCTCACATGCTCAAGATAAATTTGCTCTGATATCAAACTAATACAAACACCTAGCTCAGCACAAACTTCTAAATCTGACTTTTACAATACACAAAGACAAAAAATTGAGAAACATTCAAGATTCTTTATTATTACTCACAAAAAACAACTATAGAAGGAAATAGATAGATAATGTTATTAACAAGGGTTAATTGAGTACAAATAAGAGCACTTAGAAAATAGCAAAGAGAATACACAAGATATATTTCCATTAACCGAGAAAATATTTTCATCACTCAAAAGCCCAATTCTCCTATCTTCCTCCTTCCCTCAAGTTACAAATCTGCAACCTAATATATCCTTCCATTTCTCTCAAAGACAATTACTCCTCATTAGACTCTAACTCTCTATTTTTAGAATCCATGTTGTCGTGGTACCTAACAGTCTAACTCACTAAAATCTACTACTAAACATAATCAAAAAAACTAAATGTGTGCTGGCAGTCAGCTCCTGAGTTTAAAGAGTCATTTGCATCACTTTTAAATCTAAttactatattttttttattttacaacATATGAATGatttattgcattataatttgaTGAATCTAATATTGCTACAACTTATAAGATTATGCTTTCAACATTAAAGTTTTAACATTTAATTTATTACTGatattaaataaattgaaaatcgaATTACtgaataaaattgaaatttaaagTTTCACCATGCCTTATCattgaattatattatttataaaataaaaacattttattttataccatctatatctatatacaatagtcaatccaACAACAATATTAAAACACAATTGTATTATTAATTAATACACCCTGCACTATCTACCTGAAGAGTTTAGCAAAATGAAAACATGGTGAAGTTCTATTTCTAATAAAATAGACTTTAACACAACATTGTTTAGATTTTACAACAGGTTGCTGAACAAGAAAGAGCGTTTTTGGAACAACATGGATAACATAACCTATTATGTGGAAGTAGGACACGAGACAAAATGAAACAAAACAGGGTCCCTCTCTGCACGATAATGAAAGACCTGAAACAAAACAATGGCTCCAAAAAGCAAGTCATTCATTCGGTTGTCACTTCATGGTGGTGACAAATAGATTAAAATTATTCCATGAGGAGCCCCTGTCCTTGACTGAATCCCTAGCAATTATCTTCAATTTTCTAGCTTCCTCTCTTATTTCAAGGCCTTGTTCCGATTCCAGCAAAATCTCTAAGCCTTTTACAAACTCTCCCTTCTCTATAATTCCTTCGCTATTCGCATTTAATGGTAAACCCAATTTCCACACATCAATAACATACGTGCGGTTAAGAAACTGGTCTGCAAAATAAGGCCAACAAAGCATGGGCACGCCAATGGTGATGCTTTCCTGCACAGAGTTCCATCCACAGTGAGTCACAAAACAGGCTATGGAAGGATGAGATAACACCTCTAACTGTGGGGCCCACGAAACTATGCAACCCCTATCTCTCACGCTCCAAGAAATCTGCAGGTAAAATAGCTTCGCTTCCTTTCATCAGATCGGGGCGCAAAACCCACAGAAATGGTCTCCGGCTTGCGTCCATTCCCATAGCAAGCTCTTCCACTTGCTTTTCACTCAGAACTGTAATACTTCCAAAAGATATGTATATCACAGAGTGGGCACAGTGTTTATCTAACCACTGTAAACATTCTGTGTCATTTttccagaagcttgggaggacctTCGTGCTTGTCCTGCTATGGAGAAACTTGGGAGGAATTAGAGGACCTATTGGATACACTCCCACTTCTTTGGACAACGTTTCGACTAATGGAACTTCGATCTCTAAGAATGAATTGAAGAGGACCCATTTGATGTGTTTGACTTCCTCTGCCATACGAATCCCTTTTCTAAACATGTATTCGCCTGCCCACAACCACGGAAGATCTCCCGAATGCAGCGCCGACATGGAGGAATGAAATTTTACTGTTTTATCTTTCTTTGGAGTTCCTTCAACACAAAACCCACAAAGATGAAAAAAGTTTTAATTTGTCATTTACATCATGAAATAGAAACTAAAATAGATTGAAAGTGTATTATTATATGTTACCATCCGAAGCAAGGATGCCAAGCGAGACCAGACTGGGACTAAAGTAGTAGATGGCGAAAAATGAAGCGAGAGCAGTGTGGAAAGCGGCGAGGGGAATTTTATGGAGCGTAGCCACCGACTGTAAGCCAAAGCACATCCAGGCGTCTGCAATTATACAGGTGAGCTTGTTTTCTTCATTTCTGGCATTTATTTCCCGAACTACTCTATCAATTACAGAAGGCCCCATGTCCTTTCCCAACGCCTCCATGCCATTTGCAATGCCTTCCAGAGTATCCATAATAGGGAATTCAAAGGGAACGGATATCATTCGGATGTTATCATGCAAAGAATTTGGAGTGTTGGCTTTGAGTATGCGGTTATGATTGCTGTCAGAGTTGAGGAAAGTGACAAGGAATCCATGAGAGACGAGCTTCCAGGCGAGCTGCATCATGGGATTAATGTGACCCTGTAAAGGAAAAGCAACGAGAAGAGCGTGAGGAACCATGGCTGAGCTGAGCTCTACACCCCTCTCCAGAACAGCAAAGATGTAATAATCTTCTTAGCCAAAATATAATGGATGAAACATCATTTTGAGAAGGTACCCACGCCTGAAAACTTTTGTCTCTTACTCGATATCATATAGCTGTTGCATATATCGAACATTCCGCTTTTACCTTACCAGCATATTAAATACCTACAGTGTTCGAATGGACTTCACTGATTTTTTTGTTTAACGTTATGTATACAATATATGTCAAAACTTATAATAAGTCTgctaaaaaaatattattgttgtaATTGGAGTATAATACTGTAAATTGAGTTGGCATTAATGTTAAAAGGAAAAGAATTTTATTGAAACATGAGATGGAGCAGGTATATCTGTAGGCCggcattattaaaaaataattggaTTTTGTCATCGATTGAATTTGATGATCTTTCCTAGATTCTGTATTCTTTATTGTATTAAATCATAGGCGAGTAACGataaattgtttatattttataattagaaCATATAATCCCAACATTAGAGTTTATGAATGCTCTCCAACCATTTATGGTAAGCATATATTTATTCCGTCATGAAAATGAACAATATTTGTCATCTTTACCAAATACAGAATTCTTACAATCAATAAATTACAATCCACCTTGTCTCTGAGATGATTAGGTAGTACTAAAGAATATAGGAACAAAGGAAATATAATTCAtgattattaaattttgaaaattgatattAAATATACAGTTGGAGCAAGTTTCAAATGTGTTGCTTGTACTCTCCAGTTTCAAATTTTAAATCGAAGGAGTGTTAAATTAAAACAAGCAGAGAGAGAAcatataataaacacaaaacaaagaaagaaaataatacaACAAAAAACACGagacacaaatttatagtgtttcaCCATAAAACTTATGTCCACTCTCAAGCAAGGAAAAACTCTTTATTAATTGTTATCCAATCTACATCATACATGGACTGCACACAACTGTTTATACTATCACACTCGGCTATGAGACCAAGAGTTGGGAAAAtgtgaatggtcatgtgaccattgggcttcacattcccaacaatctcccttgtgAAGGCCAATCGGTACAACCATGCAGTGTGACATCCCTgcttccatttctaaactcctaaTACAACCAGCAAGCAAGATTTTAGCTTCACCAAACTTTGTTTGAGAACAATCTAGATTAATcttctccaaatcaaatcaaagtCAAAAACGTCTTCTCTTACTAATTTCTTAGACACAAACTCGCCCATCAAACCACAACCAGAAACACTTCTTTCAGAAGGTACAAAATAAACTCCTCCATCTAGAGAAGAAGCCTTGAACACATCATCTCCAACCTTGAACACTGAAACATCAAATGTTCCAAGATCAAAAATAAATATAGTTTCATTATATCCCCTTTGCTCAAATGCCTTGCAAACTTTCCCTATGCTTCTACTCACACATTTTCTTCAAgcattttatcaaaaaataatagtCGCGCATCATGAATCCTTCTACCCTACACCAGTCCTACAACCATGGTTATCTAGGAAACAACATTTATGAAACTAAGAGGAACAACCCACTCTTCCAAAAACATGTTCCTTGACCGTTGCCTCAAGAACTGAGAGTCATTAGCTACTCCATAAGTTGGGCTACATACATCACTCCAACTCCCGTATGGAAATTGTTCCCAACCAGGGCTTTTTCCATAGGCCCACATGGCCAATAAAGTTGATATTAACATGTGACTTCTTGCACTCAAACTTAAGCGTAACACGGTGAACAAGCCTCTGGAGAAGTCAGTGATCACTATTTCGTGCTTCAGCTATATTACTCTCAATAGCATGAAGCTCTATAGCACTTTTCATTACGCTTATATGTTAATCATCTTGGCCCTCTTCTCTATACAAAACAAAATCCTGAAAATGATTGCTTTCTATGGTAGGTCTATTTATGGCAGTCTTGGCAGGAGAAGCCAATTGCCCCACATAAGTGCCCACACCCAAATCACTGACCACATGTAGCAATTCTTCCCTCTCATTCATGCCACCTTCCAACATGGCGAATATATTTTCTACAGCTTCCTCATAGTCAATAAATTTCTCAACTTGGACCTTCGTTTCTTCCAGGTTATTGTTGAGGCAAATGGAGCGAGAAAGCTCCTCACCACAGGAATGCTTCTCTAAAGAATTCACAAGCCAGTATGAGTCCAAATTTGCTTGGTTGAGTCCTGCCATGGTCGTCACCCTTGTTTCTCTTTGCATTGCCTCTCTTGGTGCAATAGGGGTTgctattcttcttcttctattgggcaTTCTATTAGTAATATTGGGCATTAGATTCTCCCTTGTCTTCTTATTATGTTTTGTGGCTCTAATTATTTTCTCTTTAAATTCTTTGAACTCATCAAACACGTCTACCTTTCCAATTTATTCAACTTCTTTATCAAAATCATTGTCTTTAGCGATAGAAACATTCTCATTATCATTGCCAAGCCTCCTAGGGCCATAAATTTGTGCCTCCTTGGTAGTGCTCCAAATTGCATCCTCCTCATCTCAAGAGTCAAACTCCATAATGGATTCAATAGTAAATTCCCCAAGATGCACAAACACCTCCAAAAACATGGCGACCGTGAGATTCTAACCTTCTTGCTTCTAATGGAATTTAAAGGATAAATAATTTGCTTCTGCCTCGAATTCCATATCTATAACAGACTCACTCTCACTCTACCCTATGTGGTTTAATTTATGCTCTGTATCCTTTGGTTGAAGAGACAATTTATCAAAACCCTCATTACCAAATTTTGAATCGAATGGCCCACCCCAAGCTCTCTGCTCTAAATTCGTAAGTTCTACTCTAATTTTCTCAACTTCACGAGCCATTGAAATAAAATTCTTCCCCATTGCATCTTCCATAAATATTAATCTATCTATGAGAAATAGATTATCTTCCTTCAGCCTCACAATTTTATATAGTCCTCCTAGTtctcaatctcatcttcctcaagttcATCTTCATTTGCTTCAATGTCCTCTTCTTCAGTTGGATCCTCCTCATTTTttcagccatcccaccaatgtacatgacATATTCTTTCAATTTTTATAGGCACAACATCACTCTTTGTCAAATCTAAATTGtcaataaattcttcaataataaGATCAGCCTCGTCATCTTCTTTCATCTCTACTCAATCACTCACCAAAATTTgatatcaa is part of the Cryptomeria japonica chromosome 10, Sugi_1.0, whole genome shotgun sequence genome and harbors:
- the LOC131858938 gene encoding UDP-glycosyltransferase 83A1-like, producing MVPHALLVAFPLQGHINPMMQLAWKLVSHGFLVTFLNSDSNHNRILKANTPNSLHDNIRMISVPFEFPIMDTLEGIANGMEALGKDMGPSVIDRVVREINARNEENKLTCIIADAWMCFGLQSVATLHKIPLAAFHTALASFFAIYYFSPSLVSLGILASDGTPKKDKTVKFHSSMSALHSGDLPWLWAGEYMFRKGIRMAEEVKHIKWVLFNSFLEIEVPLVETLSKEVGVYPIGPLIPPKFLHSRTSTKVLPSFWKNDTECLQWLDKHCAHSVIYISFGSITVLSEKQVEELAMGMDASRRPFLWVLRPDLMKGSEAILPADFLEHQFLNRTYVIDVWKLGLPLNANSEGIIEKGEFVKGLEILLESEQGLEIREEARKLKIIARDSVKDRGSSWNNFNLFVTTMK